A window of Diospyros lotus cultivar Yz01 chromosome 14, ASM1463336v1, whole genome shotgun sequence contains these coding sequences:
- the LOC127790938 gene encoding uncharacterized protein LOC127790938: MDFWQRARSFAGEASKRSQEVTVEAAKRSQEFTISSSSKLAEIVLLASKRSKEIATEASKRAKEEVLKRADQITQIPAAALSSIVEGSLSPRVEEVNATADLEKFGVTDELRELAKRMSVNTFRDFPLEGEFCLDFHPFVWFLGNFVGGEWDDGIAMPSVYGGRVNGYWKNVGKYNRAANRDRRQPSRAVESNPIPEPSQQNPPRSPPGRARSLEGPPPPPDRIALLEGQVQ, from the exons ATGGATTTTTGGCAAAGAGCTCGAAGCTTCGCTGGGGAAGCCTCCAAGCGATCCCAGGAGGTGACGGTGGAAGCCGCGAAGCGCTCACAAGAATTCACGATCAGCTCCTCGTCCAAGCTCGCTGAAATCGTCTTGTTGGCGTCGAAGCGCTCAAAGGAGATCGCAACGGAGGCGTCCAAACGTGCCAAGGAGGAGGTGCTCAAGCGAGCCGATCAAATTACTCAGATTCCTGCCGCGGCCCTCTCATCCATCGTAGAGGGCTCATTGTCGCCGAGGGTCGAGGAAGTCAACGCCACTGCGGATCTCGAGAAGTTTGGGGTTACAGATGAGTTGAGGGAGCTTGCGAAGCGCATGAGCGTCAATACCTTCCGAGATTTTCCGTTGGAAGGTGAGTTTTGTTTGGATTTTCATCCTTTTGTTTGGTTTCTGGGGAATTTTGTTG GTGGTGAGTGGGATGATGGAATAGCAATGCCATCTGTTTACGGGGGGAGGGTTAACGGTTATTGGAAAAATGTGGGGAAATACAACAGAGCTGCTAATCGTGATAG AAGACAGCCGTCTAGGGCCGTGGAGAGCAACCCCATTCCAGAGCCGAGTCAGCAGAATCCTCCCCGAAGCCCGCCGGGGAGAGCTCGGAGTCTGGAGGGCCCTCCACCTCCCCCCGATCGGATAGCACTCCTGGAGGGTCAAGTGCAGTGA